The Malaclemys terrapin pileata isolate rMalTer1 chromosome 2, rMalTer1.hap1, whole genome shotgun sequence nucleotide sequence TGGAAGTCTGGCAGCATGGGTGCTTCCTAGCTTTGGAGCTCCTGGAAGAGCCACTCatgttacataagaatggccatactgggtcagaccaaaggtccatctaggccagtatcccgtcttccaatagtggccaatgccagatgctgcagagggaatgaacagaaagataaacatcaagtgatccatcctatcacccattcccagcttctggcaaacagaggctagggacaccacctctgcccattctggctaatagccattgatgaacctatcctccatgagtttaactagttcttttttgaacccttgtTGCAGTTCTGTGAGGGCTGACACAAAGCAAGTGCAGGCTGTTGGTCTCTTGTGCAACAGAAGCAGATGCATATCCAGTGTATGCTTAGAAATTCTGTGTGGCCTAGtccattttctcttttgttcAGTCCAGTAAGGGCACTGATACTCCACCTACTGGCGACTGAAACAActgaagtctgggactgggagcaggcAAGTACATGACTCCCGTAAAAGAGAGCCATCTACTGCATACTCCCCACCCTTGCCTGAAACGTTTTGGTTAGACTTTGTAATCTGATAGCATTTGTATCAAAAACAGCTGTACCAGAGACACATTATCCTACTTGCTTAAATGCCCCAAACCAGCAACTACTGTATTTCAAACTATCCATGAATGTCAACGTTCTTCAGGGGAgtaaagaggagagagagggaaagaggtcTGCAAATAAACAATCATAAGTATTGGTTTAGATTTTCTTTTATATTGAGATAGTGTATGTGCTCCCAGCAGGCTCCTGTGGCAGATTAATCCACATGGATGGTATCTTAAGATATATGAtgataaaaagaaaaattcacaggaaaagaaaaatccatAAATTCTGAGAATTTGGGATCTCCCTGAAGTTTTCTGTGAAATTGTAACAGGTTTACCAATGTAATCCTTTCAAGTAAGCAAACTGAACAACAGTACTAAGCACACCCATCTCACCTGAATGCTAATACTGAAGCCTATTACTATTAAAATAATGACATTTAAATATTTCTCAGCTGACTGCAATAGTGGAAGCATCCAGGTAATAGTCTATTTCAGCATGGCGCCTGCTATTCCCCTAAATTGAGAGTTGACAGAGCTCCAGGCTTAAGTTCTCTAATCTTTAAGCAAACATAAGGGAGACAAGATTTGATATTTgtaaggaaaaccaaacaaagcTACCATCCACCACCATTCCTTTTTAATATAAAGGCATGGGAATTTCAGGCATTCCTTATATGTTACACAGAAGGAAAAATAAGTACcatgttctcctcctcctctaagTCACTTTGAAAATAAGTTTGGTGTTGTATAACTGGGAAAGGAAGTTAGCGAGAGCTTTCAGCTTGTGAGAAAGAGAATCAGGCAACAAGTCGCAGGAGCAGATGGGAACACTGTACCTCACTGGAAGCTCCAATAAGGAAAACTTTCTGAAGAAAGCAGTAGCCAGGCACATGAGCCAGCAGGGTGCCCAGAGCATCTCCCCTAATCCACTGAACACATGATTTTTCCAGTTATAAATAATCTTACAACTCCAGTGTTAATACCCAGAGTAAGGAcacatctacactggcaaagttacagcgcTGTCCGTTACAGCGCCACTCAGAGAGCACAGAAGGAAAACCGCTGTTGGTTGTTCACACTGatagctgcctgcgcaatagcgtgttcacacttgcagcacttgCGCTATTCGGAGCAGCACACTctggacagctatcccacagagcacctctttctctttttccaCTAATACTTGTGGGAAGGCGAAGGGGGTCACGAGGCATCCttggtcctgtcccaatgccccatgatgcattgcttcgcatcccagcaatccctgtgcttccatctgcatttggcgccatcttttaATGATTTGTGTACTGCGCACCCTGCCTCtttcaggctgcaggaatggatcctgaactgctgaccagtatgctgctcactctgaccAACATGTCGCAAGTGGCAGTGGAATTATTCCTTTAaatacaaaggcaagaggagtgtgacattgatctcaccacacATAGTAGTtacgacacaagattgcttgtggcattcaagGAGATACTGATCACAGTGGAAggctgcttttgggctcaggaaacaagcactgagtggtgggatagGATCATGATGCCCATCTTGGAAGACGAAcagaggctgcagaactttcgcatgaggaaagccacattcatgggactgtgtgataagCTCGCCTcagccctgcagcgcaaggacacgagaatgagagctgccctgtcactgGAGAAGCATGTGCCAACTCCACTGTGGaaactggctactccagactaCTACCGATCTGTCGCTAACCAGTTCAAAGTGAGAAAGTCAACCGTTAGACTTGTGTTGATAGAAacatgcagggccattaattgcatcctgctccgaaagaccgtgactctgggcaacgtgggTGACATTGTGGaaggctttgcacaaatgggcttccctaactgcagaggggcgcaTATTCCACGGCTGGCACTAGATCACCTAGCCCCACCCCCGAGTACgttaatcgcaaggggtatttctcaatggttctccaggcacttgtggagcaccgtgggcatttcacagacattaaagcaggctggtccagaaaggtgcatgatgcatgcatctttcagaacactggtctGTTCAAGAagttgcaagcagggactttcttcctggaccagaagatcaccgtaagggaagtcaaaatgcccattgtgatcctgggagaccccgcctaccccttaatgccatgactTATGAAACCACacatggggcaacttgacagcagcaaggagaggttcaacaacaggctgaacaaatgcagaatgactgttgagcgTGCATATGGCTATTTAAAAGCCTGCTGGTGATGTCTGTCTGGGAAGCTAGAcatggccaatgacaatattcctatgcttatagctgaaTGCTGTACACTCTAATATTTGTgatgggaagggtgaaagcttcacgcAGGGCTGAACTAcagaggctgagtttgaacagcgagagaccagggctattagagaggCACAGtgggggccataaggatcagggatgccttgaggcagcaacttgaagctgaaagccactaatatttgttgctatgttcgggattgcagtgcttgtaatgctaggagatGATTGGTGCATatgatgcaagaaggggccttaacCTAATTGTACGTCGCTTTGcatgctctttttgctttcacttaatagaatagagattgctttcaaacaaacaattcttttattaaaaagacAACCAGAGAGACTCAAACGAAAAAAttcatcagcagggagggggatagAAAAGGGAAGGTCTCAAGAAGAGGATGGTCCCAGGacagctacagatttgtgtatgtccaagGATCATActcaaccttctcctttggagtacaatgcagcaggTGCTGTATTTCAGCAGGCCCAAACTGCAGaaggatgggtgttgagtgcagtgggagtCCTCAGTGCTGGACTGCGAGGAGCGGAATGCTGTgggtagagagtggagccaggaaGTTGATAATATGTTGGCGGTGCGTGGGGGCACATGGGAAAAAGTTTTGTGACAGCTCCTGCAGTGCAGGGCAGGcacggagctgctcggtttgaagagctagtatcgcaTGGAGCATGCCCAATTGGTGCTCCATAATGTTTAGAAAGAAGCCATGGAGCGGCTCTTAGTGTGCTGCGTTCTCCTTTTagtccctcttctcactgtcccacCACTCTTTCAAGTCCCGTTTCTAGGCggtggagtgcatcataacctcatacaaaaagtcctccttagttcttcttggccgttttctaattctgcgcagccgttctgCTGCctataacaaagagggaggctgggctcccaaggtcatctctgtgaagtttaaatgcaacattttacagaagcagtattgtttgcaacacagacaacactgattcaggtctttaaaacacagccagtactcacacacctgtctcTAACTGGCTGACcgcaggcaagcacacatgagccacaagaccccccaaATTGTGAGTAGCCACAGGGACAGGCTTCTTGGACCCTGTTGTACACTGGgtacgtggctcttggggagagccagcactgtgggggggcctgataatcattcctgtccccacagtTTCCTCAGAAGGTGATCATTATGGAATATATCTCACCattgagggtgagcagggaatcagggGAGGGTTTTCTCCAAGcctgtggcttccgccctggcccctatgcagcttgcctgtgtgcagcaatgcccCTCTTCCCATAACAGCAAAGTGGCGcgggaaagttaccattaatgggcAAGAAACAAACCAGCTCTGCCGAGGAACCTgcagcagcggattgcccagtatctccacggGAGTTTtgtggagatctgaggcagattcccgagAAGTGAGAGaatcaatcaacagcctgttccaccactcagactaggcaagtggtgggagacaagcctgctttctgcaaccctcctgcctccaacaacttgcttcagcaattcccaaaatcaaatccacttaccagggacctcctctcctgtttgtgcttcgccaagatctgactgctgtgactggctaggttcctccggggtagaaaagagctccgggctgcatgcatctctggcctctgagTCATTCTCTGCCTCTGGGTTCCCTCCCCCTctttgtccaagatttcctcctcctggctcagtccactctcgactggcatgcGAGCCAACCAAGTATCCACAGGTGCCTGTGGGGTCGTCAccgagtattgcatccagttctttgtagaactggcagctcatgggcacagcactggagcagcagtttgcctcctgcaccttggggtaggcgttccgcagttccttcacttttaccctacactgcaacgtgtcctggtcatggccccttcctgtcatgcatcgtgaaatctgtccgttggtatcataattcctacggctggaacgtagctgggactggacagcctcctctccccaaatgctgatgaggtccagctcAGCACTGCTCAAAGCGGGGGATTGCCTGGTGTGTGgggcaggcatggccacctggaaagatgcatggAGACCATTGTacgcatcactgagcaaacaggaaggggactttcaaatttgcaaaggaatgtatggggtggggatgatggttggtcacgtgagggcagggcagtagagttcaaaccgatgaccagagaggtgagtaCAGGcgttgtgggacacctcccggaggccaattgcagcgctgtaattgccatggtgtctacactggcaccacagtgctgtagccccggcgcagaaagctctatgcctctcatcAGGGTAGTTTTTTTTAAGAGTGCTACAAcggcagtttctgcgcactaagtggcttggcagtgtgtacacctcaggagttacttGGCAAGTTTCTGCACGTGTAGACAGTGCAAATCACAGTACATCTATGCAGGGATTTGCACCAACATAACTATGTCAATGTAGTGGTGCAAAAACCCTTAAGGTAGGCAGGTCCTCAAAACTGATTCTGCCTCAAGGAATAAGTAAATTGTGAGTGACTGGGATGTGCAAGAACATTCAGGATGTGCTGTGCCATTCAGTGGATAGCATTACACAGGAGGAGATTATTACAGAAAGTATCTTCAAAGCAGGCTAAAATATGACCTTCCAATAAGAAAGCCCTAGGGGACAGAAGTGCAGGACTGTAAAGAAGATTAAAGGTAAAATGTTCAAGAGTGCCTAAAGATCCTTAATCCCAAGTGATTTTctatgagatttaggctcctagatGCCTAAaccacttttaaaaataggacTGAGACACATTAGCAACTCCAAACAGGTTGCAAAGTGGCCAAGACAATGAAGGACAGTCCTCGTTAGGCACAGAGTGAATTTCAACACCAGAGCAAGGAAATGCTACAGAGCAAGAAGTCTTCCAAAATGAAGGTCTCACTCCCTCCCTGTCCAGGCACAGACAAGTGGATGAACTTCAGTGAAAAATGTCTGAATGCATCCAATTTTATTAAGAATACATAGTCTCTAAAGGTACTTTCATAGGTTATCCCTGATGCTCTCAGGAAAAGGATCAGATGTCCTTGAGGTAAGGGTAAATACAACTCCCCTTTTGAGGGAGGGTGGCTATAATTAACACTAAGCTTTTGGTGAAGTGCTGAGGCCaagttggaggggtggggggagaagaaagggaaaaaaaaaaaaaaaaaaaaaatcagaatctgAAATGGACATACCCCAAAAGGCAAAATGTAGGTAACGCTAGCCAGTAGGAAAAACAAAGAGGCTGAAGATTTCAGTGAACTTATGGATTTTGAAGTATCTGGCCTAGACATTTGAAATTAAGTATGTACCATTAGTCTGCTTTGTGTAAAGTCAACTTCAAAAACACCCAACCAACTACTACTTCTAGTGTGGAACTACCCaacccaaaatgttttgcaggacCCTGAAAGGCATTTTGGGAGCTTGGGTTTCCTACTTTAGAGCAGCCAGTGATAGTGAGATAGCTAGCTCTTACCCATGTCAAAGTGTGGATTCAAAagctcctgcagcccctcctccatTTTAATGGAGAATCCCAGGCCCAGTTGTGCTGTGCATGTCACTGCATTGATGCCTCTACTTCTGTTGTAGCTCACTGTGAATTTGTAGTGTTTCAAATTCCAGAGCTCAACAACAAAATTGTTGTGATAACAGCTGACACTAACAGGACCAGGTGACAAAGctacttaatttaatttttgtggtGAAGTTAAGGTAGCGTGAAAAATCTAGTACTCCCTCTAAATGTTCTCCATCATAACAGACAGGAATTGTTTATCAGCCCTGTATCTAGAGGCCTAAATATTTCTGCACTCCACAGCTCCTCCAAAATAAACTGCATTCAGGGGACAGAAAATGAAGTACAGGAGAGGATGCAGAAGACAAAAGAAAGTGGTTAagaaataaaatggcagatggaagTATATTAGAGACAGTacgtgggggcgggggaagagggaagaggcAGCTTTAAGAATGAATACAATCACACCAACATTAAACTGGCAATTTTCAGTTTTGGTAGACTGACCTACGTGGTCTTCCAACTCCCACAATTAGAATTCAAATGCCCATGTGAGTTTGTATTTTAATAGATGTCATCAAGGGAACTCCTATTTTCTAATTCTCCCATTCCCAAGCATAAAGGTCTCTCCTTGTTTCACCAGAGCCTGGATTTGGTGACCTCCAGAACATCCTGGAAGACCTGTTTTTCCCCAGGCATCTCCAAAAGAAAATGGTTGGGAAGATATTGTAGATGATCTCTATTCTTTTTATGATCTATGGGTCTAATTTGAGTGTTCTGTATTACTATTTTATAGAAGCTTAATATTACAGAAGTATTGGCAGCAACTCACAGCTAGAACTGGAATCTGAAACAGGTTTGAAATAGGGCATTAAGTAAATAGTTTCTCTTTTCATAAATTTAATGAGTGTCTGAAATTGGTCTGACTGAAACTTGTCTGCAATAGACTACTATCTACACAAGTTAGTAAAAAGGGAAAGTATATTAGAGAAAGTGAAAATATCTGGTAAAACAGGTAGATTGGACTGagaatttttaaaactacaatttttttattttactaacTATTCTCATAACTGAAAGATTATCTTTCAGCagaggctagagcaggggtcggcaacctttcagaagtggtgtgccgagtcttcatttattcactctaatttaaggtttcacgtgccagtaacacattttaacctttttagaaggtctcttcctataagtctataatatagaactaaactattgttgtatgtaaagtaaataaggtttttaaaatgtttaagaagcttcatttaaaattaaattaaaatgcagagccccccagatcgGCGGCCAGAactcaggcagtgtgagtgccactgaaaatcagctcgcgtgccgcctttggcacgtgtgccataggttgcctacccctgggctagaggaTAATCCTTTCAAGACAATTCTTCTTTCAGAGAAAAATCAAAGAATGGCACTTCCAAAATGGCCACTATCTCCCATTTTCTCCATGGGACTGAGGCCACAGGCTACCCTTAGTTAAGAGTATGACCATCTCCCTTCAATCTGTGCAGGAGGCTCAGACTCCCCCTAGCAAAGAAAGGCCAAAGGGAGTGAAATCAAGTTTCCCTCAGGGAAGTTGACAACTGCTTATGCTTTCAAGAGATAGCATGAGGAGCAGGTTAGCGTGAGGAGCAGGCGAATGAGTGGGGGACAAGATGGGAAACTGGGGGTGTGCATGTGCAAAGACTGTGGAGGGCAGAAAGGGAAACATGGACATACATGCAGGGTGGATCTGGAGACAGTCCACTGAATACAGACAACTGAGAGCATGGTGGGAGAGGGTGGTAGGGGAAAGGATGAAACAAGAGGAAAGATGCCAGCATAACCATTGTAGCTGTTAGGGGAACCCCCTCCAGGCAGCCAATAGAAGGTCTCataatttgtttaatttaaaattaaacctgAAATATGTGATGATCACATGCTGGATCTGGCATCTTTCTTCAGTCTGCTCAAAGTGATTTTCATCCATGTAGGGAACACCATGCCTCCACAATAATAATCCTTCCTGCACAATACTCAGCCCTTGTTTACCAAGTCAGAAGAGAAGTCAAAAATCAGGTCTCTCTCTAAAAGGGAAACTGCAAACATTAGACACCAACCTACTGGGACAACTTCCAGTGAAGTATTTTGATCAACTGAAGACTAACTCAAAGCTCAATAACACTACTTCATATTATGTaccacagtttaaaaaataaataaataaatcggaGTATCAATATAAAGGAAGAATATAAAACTATTTTATTGACCACTGTTCACCAGTATTTACAATAAAGTAAACAATATACAGTATGATAACATTCAAATTACTACAAAGTTAGTTCTTACCTGGCCTCTTTGGGACTACATTACCTCAAATACTAAAAAGAATGGTTCTACATGTTATGGGGCTAGGTTGGGGTAAAGAAGATACATGCACATCAATAGCATAGAAGACTATAAAACATCTGTGAGTTTGTTTAAACATTTGTTATGATTCAGTAATAACTATGGAGGATCATGAAGGTTTATAAAAGCCTTTACCTAATATGGAGGAAATAGTATCAAATGCTGTCCTGTCATTAATGAAGCAAGTTGCAGAAAGCCTTTATTTACTTGCTGTTGATGCAAAACACACtacttcaaaaaacaaacatatcAAACTCAATTCTCATTAGAATGTAGAGGTTTTCCTCACATTGCTAATAAATCAAAGAATAAAATCAAAATCCAGGTTTtcatattcatatatatataaaaaaagcaaTGCAAATGATTATTGTGCTTCATCTTCCGGACACGAATGCCAAGTTAGTCGCTCTTCATAAAAAGCAATTACAATCTGAGGACATTTCATGTTAGCTTCTTTGGCCAGCACCAAGTCTGCCTCATCCGAGT carries:
- the LOC128832672 gene encoding uncharacterized protein LOC128832672, whose translation is MPDPACDHHIFQVAMPAPHTRQSPALSSAELDLISIWGEEAVQSQLRSSRRNYDTNGQISRCMTGRGHDQDTLQCRVKVKELRNAYPKVQEANCCSSAVPMSCQFYKELDAILGDDPTGTCGYLVGSHASREWTEPGGGNLGQRGGGNPEAENDSEARDACSPELFSTPEEPSQSQQSDLGEAQTGEEVPEMTLGAQPPSLL